In Gracilibacillus salitolerans, the sequence GGTTGGTTGGTTCATCTAAAATGAGAATGTCTGGTTTTGTTAATAATAGTTTCCCTAAAGCTAATCTTGTTTTTTGTCCACCACTTAGCGTAGCGATCGAAGTTGTCCACATGCTTTCTGGAAAATCCAGACCATTTAACACGGCTTTAATGTCTGCTTCATATTGATAACCACCAGCAAGCTTGAAATCTTCCTGTTTTTGGTCATAACTGGCAAGAAGTTGCTCGTAGCGTTCCCTATCTGCAAGTAAGTCAGGCTCCCCCATTTGCTGTTCCATCCGTCGTAATGCTTTTTCTTCCTTTTGAAAATGTTCAAATATCTTGAGCATCTCATCCCAAATGGTTTCATTGGAATCTAAGCCAGAATGTTGAGCAAGATAACCTAAAGAAACCTCTTTCGGTTTATGAATTTCCCCTTCATCATAACCGAGTTGATTGGAAATAATATTTAAAAGTGTGGATTTACCAGCACCATTACGTCCAACAATAGCGATACGATCGTTCTTTTTTATCTCTAGTTTTATATTAGATAAGATCAGTTCTGCACCGAATCTTTTGGTTAAATTGTTTACTTGTAAATAAATCATCTGTTTTCACCTCTAATATATTAAGTGTATCGGAAAGCAGATACCACTGCAAGCACAGTTGGTTTTGGGTTAAGTGAATTATTTCACGACATTTACTAGCTTTTCTGTTAGAATAAAAAGTAAGTAAAAACATTCACAAATCCAACCGATCAATAGTAAGGGGAATGAATGATGATGAATCAAAATAAAATACCACAAGCGACAGCAAAACGTTTACCATTATATTATCGATTTTTAAATAATCTTCACATTCAAGGAAAATCCCGTGTATCTTCAAAAGAATTAAGTGATGCGATTAAAGTCGATTCTGCTACAATCAGACGTGATTTTTCCTATTTTGGTGCCTTAGGAAAAAAGGGATATGGCTATAATGTCGAATACTTGCTAGGCTTTTTCCGTAAGACATTGGATCAAGATGAAAATACGCCAGTTGCTCTAATAGGTGTTGGTAATTTAGGAACCGCTTTTTTAAATTATAATTTCACCAAAAATAATAATACAAAAATTGAAGTAGCTTTTGATGCAGACAAAGGTAAGGTAGGAAAAACGATTGGGAATATACAAATTCACCACATTGAGGATTTAGAAAATAATCTTGAAAATATTTCCGTTGCGATTTTGACTGTACCTGTATCCGAAGCGCAAAACATTACCGATCGTCTAGTAAAAGCGGGAATAAGCGGTATTTTGAACTTCACCCCGGCAAGAATTACCGTTCCGGAAAATGTACGCGTTCATCATA encodes:
- a CDS encoding redox-sensing transcriptional repressor Rex, whose protein sequence is MMNQNKIPQATAKRLPLYYRFLNNLHIQGKSRVSSKELSDAIKVDSATIRRDFSYFGALGKKGYGYNVEYLLGFFRKTLDQDENTPVALIGVGNLGTAFLNYNFTKNNNTKIEVAFDADKGKVGKTIGNIQIHHIEDLENNLENISVAILTVPVSEAQNITDRLVKAGISGILNFTPARITVPENVRVHHIDLAVELQSLAYFMKHYPLENEGEE